One genomic segment of Methanothermobacter wolfeii includes these proteins:
- a CDS encoding PepSY domain-containing protein yields MLDDLRWEYKALGLIVIIGLSITAYSYLSMGGGERVSLSNNSGDQQPEPVPMPFPEYNSTGSTENNTGNITAEEARQIAAESGYTAGDPTMGSININGTQIPVWVVPLQRGGKTVREVYVRLEDGEILGSREFS; encoded by the coding sequence TTGCTGGATGACCTAAGATGGGAGTATAAAGCACTTGGCCTCATAGTGATTATAGGATTATCCATAACAGCCTACTCTTACCTTTCAATGGGCGGCGGAGAGAGGGTATCCCTTTCAAATAACTCGGGAGATCAGCAGCCAGAGCCTGTCCCGATGCCCTTCCCTGAATATAACAGTACCGGCAGTACAGAAAATAATACAGGGAATATCACAGCCGAGGAGGCGAGGCAGATAGCGGCTGAATCAGGGTACACCGCAGGCGACCCCACAATGGGTTCAATAAATATCAACGGCACACAGATACCTGTATGGGTTGTTCCACTCCAGAGGGGTGGGAAAACCGTGAGGGAGGTCTATGTAAGGTTAGAAGATGGGGAGATCCTTGGAAGCAGGGAGTTCAGTTAA
- a CDS encoding diphthine--ammonia ligase, whose product MKSVVLYSGGKDSTMALYHALRESEVLFLLSMVSENSESHMYHVPNIRLTRLLSEAVGIPLIEAETEGVEEEEVEDLAGILEELKGQGVEAVYSGALYSEYQKSRIDSICSRLGLRSVAPLWQRDPLEYMEEIVDLGFKVMVTAVAAEGLDESWLGRIIDRGMIAELADLSERYGINPAFEGGEAESLVLDGPIFSKRLEIVEYEKKWFFDNGFIDIKKAVLVDK is encoded by the coding sequence ATGAAGTCCGTGGTTCTATATTCAGGTGGCAAGGACAGTACAATGGCACTCTACCATGCCCTAAGGGAGTCCGAGGTCCTATTCCTTTTATCGATGGTATCGGAGAACAGTGAGTCCCACATGTACCATGTGCCCAACATCAGACTCACAAGGCTCCTCTCAGAGGCCGTGGGGATACCGCTGATTGAAGCAGAAACTGAGGGTGTTGAGGAGGAAGAGGTTGAGGACCTTGCAGGGATACTTGAGGAGCTCAAAGGGCAGGGTGTTGAGGCAGTCTACTCAGGAGCCCTCTATTCTGAATACCAGAAGTCAAGGATAGACTCCATCTGCAGCAGGCTTGGTCTGAGGTCAGTCGCACCCCTATGGCAGAGGGATCCCCTGGAGTATATGGAGGAGATTGTTGACCTTGGATTTAAGGTTATGGTGACCGCCGTTGCAGCTGAGGGGCTTGATGAGTCATGGCTTGGGAGGATAATTGACAGGGGGATGATAGCTGAACTTGCAGATCTCAGTGAAAGGTACGGTATAAACCCCGCCTTTGAGGGGGGTGAAGCAGAATCCCTGGTCCTTGACGGGCCCATATTCAGTAAGAGGCTTGAAATAGTTGAATATGAGAAGAAATGGTTCTTTGATAACGGTTTTATTGATATAAAAAAAGCTGTTCTTGTGGATAAATGA
- a CDS encoding RNA-binding domain-containing protein — MECKVTIRAPVKPTENPDKVSEAITNVFPGIEPEIQEEMITGQGGLEDLMELREALEKRRIRSTARTVLLNNMRGNSTMMYINKQAALIGRVNVLEEPVSALGDIMVKVRCDDITGFIDWLTPRIAD; from the coding sequence ATGGAATGTAAGGTAACCATCAGAGCCCCTGTTAAACCCACAGAGAATCCTGATAAGGTTTCAGAGGCCATAACCAACGTCTTCCCTGGAATTGAACCTGAAATTCAGGAAGAAATGATCACAGGACAGGGGGGCCTTGAAGACCTCATGGAACTCAGGGAAGCCCTTGAGAAGAGAAGGATACGCTCAACAGCAAGGACCGTGCTCCTCAACAATATGAGGGGCAACTCAACCATGATGTACATTAACAAGCAGGCAGCACTTATAGGAAGGGTTAATGTCCTTGAAGAACCCGTCTCTGCCCTCGGAGATATCATGGTGAAGGTAAGATGTGATGATATAACAGGATTTATAGACTGGCTGACCCCCAGAATAGCTGATTAA
- a CDS encoding AAA family ATPase: MMVIGVSGMPGAGKGVVSRIAESMGFVVIRMGDVIRDEARRRGEDPGVTAVRLRKEHGKYVVAEKCVEIIKNSDADMFLIEGIRSPYEVEIFKRNFPGFRVISIFSSRKTRFRRLKRRRREDDSSEYTKFVERDERELGFGIGDVIASSDYMIVNEGPIWKIKKQAESIIKKLVRKHGKGE; the protein is encoded by the coding sequence ATGATGGTTATTGGAGTTTCAGGGATGCCCGGTGCAGGGAAGGGCGTTGTATCAAGGATAGCTGAGTCCATGGGATTCGTGGTTATACGGATGGGGGATGTTATACGGGATGAAGCACGGAGGAGGGGTGAAGACCCTGGTGTAACCGCGGTCAGGCTAAGGAAGGAACATGGAAAGTACGTTGTCGCTGAAAAATGTGTTGAGATCATAAAGAACTCTGATGCAGACATGTTCCTCATAGAGGGGATCAGGAGCCCCTACGAGGTTGAGATATTTAAGAGGAACTTCCCCGGCTTCAGGGTGATATCCATATTCTCAAGCCGGAAGACAAGGTTCAGAAGACTTAAGAGGCGTAGAAGAGAGGATGACTCATCAGAATACACTAAATTTGTTGAAAGGGATGAAAGGGAACTTGGATTCGGCATAGGGGATGTTATAGCATCCTCAGATTACATGATAGTCAATGAGGGCCCGATATGGAAAATAAAAAAACAGGCCGAATCCATAATTAAAAAGCTCGTGAGAAAACATGGGAAAGGTGAATAA
- a CDS encoding 4-phosphopantoate--beta-alanine ligase → MISEDHPRYHSLRLREMIVDAWQRGILADSGMIAHGRGEAFDYLLGEETTKPAERAIRAAAAALLLARKPVLSVNGNTAALVPGEMVKLARELKGKIEINLFHRTPRRVKLIEEVLRDKGADEVLGVDKLTHIDGIMSPRATASPDGIYSADVVLVPLEDGDRTEILRKSGKTVITVDLNPLSRTSRMASISITDNIVRAVPAITASVRELRGSEREELERILEEFDNRENLRETIKLLDIRRYNPEL, encoded by the coding sequence ATGATTTCAGAGGACCATCCACGCTACCATTCACTGAGGCTCAGGGAGATGATAGTGGATGCCTGGCAGAGGGGCATCCTTGCAGATTCAGGGATGATAGCACACGGGAGAGGCGAAGCCTTCGATTACCTCCTGGGAGAGGAGACCACTAAACCAGCAGAAAGGGCTATAAGGGCGGCTGCAGCTGCACTGCTCCTCGCCAGGAAGCCTGTATTATCGGTTAACGGTAACACAGCAGCACTTGTCCCCGGTGAAATGGTTAAACTGGCACGCGAATTAAAGGGTAAAATTGAGATCAACCTCTTCCACCGGACCCCCAGGCGGGTGAAGCTGATAGAGGAGGTCCTGAGGGATAAGGGGGCTGATGAGGTCCTTGGAGTGGATAAACTCACCCATATTGACGGGATCATGAGCCCGAGGGCCACGGCAAGCCCTGATGGTATCTACAGTGCAGACGTTGTCCTCGTACCCCTTGAGGACGGTGACCGTACAGAGATCCTGAGGAAATCAGGTAAAACTGTTATAACAGTCGACCTCAACCCCCTCTCAAGGACATCAAGGATGGCGAGTATAAGCATAACAGATAACATAGTAAGGGCTGTGCCTGCCATCACAGCCTCTGTCAGGGAACTCAGGGGGAGTGAAAGGGAGGAACTTGAGAGGATCCTTGAGGAATTTGATAACAGGGAGAACTTGAGAGAAACCATTAAATTACTTGACATCAGAAGATACAATCCAGAACTTTAA
- a CDS encoding M42 family metallopeptidase, with product MKKLMKRLSLASGVSGFEDEVRDIIASELADHVDEIEEDSLGNIIAVKRGSGPVIMLAAHMDEIGLMVRHIDKKGFIRFSKIGGISDQMILNQAVWIHGKQGRVAGVIGSKPPHRMKAAERKKVTTHDNMFIDIGASSREEAEELVSVGDPITFQAPYAELPNSRFTGKALDNRIGCLVMIEVLRRVNSEATVYGVGTVQEEVGLKGARTSAFRINPDMAVALDVTIAGDHPGMKEDEAPAKLGKGPAIILTDASGRGIITHPRVREWLIETAEEEDIPVQIEVSEGGTTDATAIHLTRDGVPAGVVSVPTRYIHTTVSMASMKDIEMTVDLLVKAIERL from the coding sequence ATGAAGAAACTCATGAAGCGACTTTCACTTGCCAGTGGAGTCTCTGGCTTTGAGGATGAGGTAAGGGATATTATTGCATCTGAACTTGCAGATCATGTTGATGAAATAGAGGAGGACAGTCTCGGTAACATAATCGCCGTTAAGAGGGGTTCAGGTCCGGTTATCATGCTGGCAGCCCACATGGATGAGATCGGACTCATGGTGAGGCACATAGACAAGAAGGGATTCATCAGGTTTTCAAAGATAGGTGGTATCAGCGACCAGATGATCCTCAACCAGGCTGTCTGGATACATGGAAAGCAGGGCAGGGTTGCAGGCGTGATAGGGTCAAAGCCGCCTCACAGGATGAAGGCTGCTGAGAGGAAGAAGGTAACAACCCATGATAACATGTTCATTGATATCGGTGCATCCTCAAGGGAGGAGGCAGAGGAACTTGTCTCTGTGGGTGACCCGATAACCTTCCAGGCCCCCTACGCTGAACTCCCAAACTCCAGGTTTACGGGTAAGGCCCTTGATAACCGTATAGGCTGTCTGGTCATGATTGAGGTCCTCAGGAGGGTTAACTCAGAGGCCACCGTGTACGGTGTTGGCACGGTCCAGGAGGAGGTTGGCCTTAAGGGTGCCAGGACATCTGCCTTCAGGATAAACCCTGACATGGCCGTTGCCCTTGATGTCACCATTGCAGGGGATCACCCGGGTATGAAGGAGGATGAGGCACCTGCTAAGCTTGGTAAGGGACCTGCCATTATACTGACCGATGCCAGTGGGAGGGGTATCATCACCCATCCACGTGTAAGGGAGTGGCTCATTGAAACCGCGGAGGAAGAGGATATTCCAGTGCAGATTGAGGTGAGTGAGGGGGGTACAACCGATGCAACCGCAATACACCTCACAAGGGATGGTGTACCAGCCGGTGTGGTTTCTGTCCCAACAAGGTACATCCATACAACAGTGAGCATGGCGAGCATGAAGGACATTGAGATGACGGTTGACCTCCTCGTTAAAGCCATTGAAAGACTCTAA
- a CDS encoding ATPase domain-containing protein — protein sequence MSDEGIQRIGTGVEGLDEIIGGYPVGRSILITGDAGSGKTIMALQFAIQSARAGLRTLYITTEEDETDLRIQCSSLGWDIGDLLEPGTLRILSLTAVKARLTEAEMHIGAEPIKGNLKKIISEIPDDIEVLVIDSIGSQTEKLTTYEFRDQFDLLIYELKKRNITTLIILDSATSREFNEIALFAVYGAIRLIKRENPYTGRRERVMDIIKMRSTRTPVEFIPYMISDDGLRVIEVPEE from the coding sequence TTGAGTGATGAAGGGATACAGAGGATAGGGACGGGTGTAGAGGGCCTTGATGAGATAATAGGCGGATACCCTGTGGGGAGGAGCATTCTTATCACGGGTGATGCCGGTTCAGGGAAGACCATCATGGCGCTTCAGTTCGCGATCCAGAGCGCCAGGGCAGGGCTCAGGACCCTTTACATAACAACAGAGGAGGATGAAACCGACCTCAGGATCCAGTGCAGCTCCCTGGGCTGGGACATCGGTGACCTCCTGGAACCAGGCACCCTGCGTATACTGAGCCTGACGGCAGTGAAGGCCAGGCTCACCGAGGCAGAGATGCACATCGGCGCAGAACCCATAAAGGGAAACCTCAAGAAGATAATCAGTGAGATCCCCGATGATATTGAAGTCCTGGTCATTGACAGTATCGGGAGTCAGACAGAGAAGCTGACAACATACGAGTTCAGGGACCAGTTCGACCTTCTTATCTATGAGCTCAAAAAAAGGAACATAACCACCCTGATCATACTTGACAGCGCAACCTCAAGGGAATTCAATGAGATAGCGCTCTTTGCCGTCTACGGCGCCATAAGGCTTATAAAGAGGGAGAACCCCTACACCGGTAGAAGAGAGAGGGTCATGGACATCATCAAGATGCGCAGTACAAGGACCCCCGTGGAGTTCATACCCTACATGATATCGGATGATGGGCTCCGTGTGATTGAAGTCCCTGAGGAATAG
- a CDS encoding methanogen output domain 1-containing protein, producing MLVVEDESIVAMDIKHRAEGLGYRVVGMAASGEEAIELARKEKPDLVLMDIVLKGEMDGIQAADVIKEELNIPVVYLTAYSDEKTLNRAKLTGPFGYIIKPFEDRELHSAIEVALYKHKMDSKLQESKERYRALIERSPDYIMLLDSESRIILVNRAFEKLTGLRRDTLKGKRVSILQKKGFISEKTLASLSELKGSEKTFEAEFFDFKGERRFIEVHAASIETATERGLIQVIGHDITDRIEAEKKREELIRERSKAELYGFVVSAVPVFASSIPPQLRNAIIKNFADRFEKNIKPNFQRTMDKLGLSGGADTNRVFMAYIEWLSSFLGNLGIETELRREKARYILEFKTFPWIDEARKNPIFSLIFRAMLMRSFTWTGIRGSVIQTSTLRSRDENMTFEFHLTEK from the coding sequence TTGCTTGTTGTTGAGGATGAAAGTATAGTTGCCATGGACATCAAACACAGGGCCGAGGGCCTGGGGTACCGTGTTGTTGGCATGGCCGCCTCCGGCGAGGAGGCTATTGAATTGGCCCGTAAGGAGAAACCGGACCTTGTCCTCATGGACATCGTCCTCAAGGGTGAAATGGACGGTATACAGGCCGCGGATGTCATAAAGGAGGAGCTCAACATACCAGTTGTTTATCTTACAGCCTACTCCGATGAGAAGACCCTCAACCGTGCGAAGCTCACAGGACCCTTCGGTTACATAATAAAGCCCTTTGAGGACCGTGAACTTCACAGCGCCATCGAGGTGGCCCTCTACAAGCACAAGATGGACAGCAAACTCCAGGAGAGTAAGGAAAGATACAGGGCACTCATCGAGAGGTCCCCTGACTATATAATGCTCCTTGACTCCGAATCAAGGATAATACTCGTAAACAGGGCATTTGAGAAACTCACGGGTCTCAGGAGGGACACGCTGAAGGGTAAAAGGGTTTCAATCCTCCAGAAGAAGGGTTTCATTTCAGAGAAAACCCTGGCATCCCTATCTGAACTTAAGGGTTCAGAGAAAACATTTGAGGCTGAATTCTTTGATTTTAAAGGTGAAAGGCGCTTCATTGAGGTCCATGCGGCGTCCATTGAGACGGCGACCGAGAGGGGTCTAATCCAGGTAATAGGCCATGACATCACAGACAGAATCGAGGCCGAGAAAAAGAGGGAGGAACTCATCAGGGAAAGGTCAAAGGCTGAACTCTATGGCTTCGTTGTCTCGGCCGTTCCTGTCTTCGCATCATCCATCCCTCCCCAGCTGCGTAATGCCATCATAAAGAATTTTGCTGATCGTTTTGAGAAGAACATTAAACCCAACTTCCAGAGGACCATGGATAAACTCGGTCTCTCAGGTGGTGCCGATACAAACAGGGTCTTTATGGCCTACATAGAATGGCTTTCATCCTTCCTTGGGAACCTGGGAATCGAGACTGAGCTTCGAAGAGAGAAGGCGAGGTACATACTTGAATTTAAAACCTTCCCATGGATAGACGAGGCAAGGAAGAACCCAATATTCTCCCTGATATTCAGGGCCATGCTGATGAGGAGCTTCACATGGACCGGTATAAGGGGAAGCGTCATACAGACATCAACACTCAGGAGCAGGGATGAGAACATGACATTCGAATTCCACCTCACTGAAAAATAA
- the uvrC gene encoding excinuclease ABC subunit UvrC — MRVKDYRELPDKTGVYIFRDSRGQVLYVGKSISLRKRVSSYFRENDNPKTRAMMRHLDSIEYILTGNEKEALILESNLIKRYRPPYNVRLKDDKRYPFIKITDEEYPRVLITRTIGGDSARYFGPFTDTGAVRKTLKFIKSLFRVRSCRRMDGPCLNSQIDLCHAPCSGGISREDYMEIIDRVELFFQGRYTEIIDELEVEMNEAAGNLEFERAAIIRDQIESIRDVMERQYAAFTDSLDQDIIASEGSGDTSAVVVLQIRDGKIIGKDDFIMKGSATDTEVMEAFIKQYYGIPRYIPGEIIVNHPVRDAVIEEWLSELRDAPVRIHSPAGGAGRRLLNIARRNASVILKQKSKRRDVLLELRDELKLPGIPGRIEGLDISNIGGESAAGSVAVFIDGKPAPSQYRRYRIRTDGPDDYAMIRELVERRYSNPELDKPDLILIDGGKGQLRSALEGLRSVGVDVPVISIAKKREEIYVPGLSSPVEVSEGPLQVLRHLRDEAHRFAVSYHRKMREKSSLESELDSIRGVGPMRKRALMEHFGSLDELGRASVEEIMAVRNMNRDVAERIHSHFRARKP; from the coding sequence TTGAGGGTTAAGGACTACCGTGAACTTCCAGATAAGACCGGAGTCTACATATTCCGTGACAGCAGGGGCCAGGTCCTCTATGTTGGTAAATCCATCTCCCTGAGGAAGAGGGTTTCATCCTACTTCAGGGAGAACGATAACCCCAAAACCCGGGCCATGATGCGGCACCTTGACAGTATAGAGTACATACTCACAGGGAATGAGAAGGAAGCCCTGATACTCGAATCAAACCTTATAAAGAGGTACAGGCCCCCCTACAATGTCAGGCTCAAGGATGATAAGAGGTACCCCTTCATAAAGATCACTGACGAGGAGTACCCCAGGGTCCTCATAACAAGGACCATAGGAGGGGACTCCGCAAGGTACTTCGGCCCCTTCACTGACACCGGCGCCGTCAGGAAGACCCTGAAGTTCATAAAGTCCCTCTTCAGGGTCAGGAGCTGCAGGAGGATGGATGGTCCATGCCTCAACAGTCAGATAGACCTCTGCCACGCCCCGTGCTCGGGGGGTATAAGCAGGGAGGACTACATGGAGATCATTGACAGGGTTGAGCTCTTCTTCCAGGGCCGCTACACCGAGATCATAGATGAGCTTGAGGTCGAGATGAATGAAGCCGCCGGGAACCTTGAATTTGAGAGGGCCGCCATCATACGTGACCAGATTGAATCAATACGTGATGTTATGGAGAGACAGTACGCTGCATTCACCGACTCTCTTGACCAGGACATCATAGCCTCAGAGGGTTCAGGGGATACATCTGCCGTTGTGGTGCTGCAGATACGTGACGGGAAGATAATAGGGAAGGATGACTTCATAATGAAGGGGTCCGCCACGGACACCGAGGTCATGGAGGCCTTCATAAAGCAGTACTATGGCATCCCCAGGTACATCCCGGGGGAGATAATCGTGAACCACCCTGTCAGGGACGCCGTGATAGAGGAGTGGCTCTCTGAACTCAGGGACGCCCCTGTCAGGATCCACTCACCGGCTGGGGGTGCAGGGAGAAGGCTCCTTAACATAGCACGGAGGAATGCTTCGGTGATCCTCAAACAGAAGAGTAAAAGGAGGGACGTGCTCCTTGAACTCAGGGATGAGCTGAAACTTCCAGGGATACCCGGAAGAATTGAGGGCCTTGACATATCAAACATAGGAGGAGAGTCGGCTGCCGGTTCGGTGGCCGTCTTCATTGATGGTAAACCTGCACCCTCACAGTACAGGAGGTACCGTATCAGGACGGATGGACCCGATGACTATGCCATGATAAGGGAACTTGTTGAAAGACGATACTCAAACCCTGAACTGGATAAACCTGACCTTATACTCATTGACGGCGGGAAGGGCCAGCTCAGATCAGCCCTTGAGGGTCTGAGGTCGGTGGGGGTTGATGTGCCCGTAATAAGCATAGCAAAGAAGAGGGAGGAGATCTACGTCCCCGGCCTTTCCAGTCCCGTGGAGGTATCAGAAGGCCCCCTCCAGGTCTTAAGGCATCTCCGTGATGAGGCCCACAGGTTCGCTGTCAGCTACCACAGGAAGATGCGTGAGAAGAGTTCCCTGGAATCAGAGCTTGACAGCATAAGGGGTGTTGGTCCCATGAGAAAGAGAGCCCTTATGGAGCACTTCGGGAGCCTGGATGAACTTGGAAGGGCAAGTGTTGAGGAGATCATGGCCGTCAGGAACATGAACAGGGATGTTGCAGAGAGGATCCACAGCCACTTCAGGGCCAGGAAACCCTGA
- the uvrB gene encoding excinuclease ABC subunit UvrB, with protein sequence MMKFKLVSDYRPLGDQPKAIRSLVDGIRSGMREQTLLGVTGSGKTFTIANVIEEVQKPTLVISHNKTLAAQLYEEFREFFPENAVEYFVSYYDFYQPEAYIPQTDTYIDKEASINDEIDRMRHSATQALLSRDDVIVVSSVSCIYGIGAPADYGEFTIHLEVGSRMDREEILSNLVHMQYERNDVEFNRGQFRVRGDTIEVNPVHGTPPIRIELFGDEVDSISLVHRVTGKRLQELERITIFPAKHFVIPEDRLERAIKSIEEELEDRLRVLRSQNKLLEAQRLEQRTLFDIEMLREMGYCQGIENYSMHLSGRKWGEKPNTLLDYFPDDFLTVIDESHVTVPQIRGMYNGDRARKNTLVEYGFRLPSAKENRPLRFDEFQESIKQVIYVSATPGRYELSRSQRVVEQIIRPTGLVDPEVLLRPVRGQVDDLLAEIKKRISRGQRVLVTTLTKRMAEDLTDYYSKMGIKVRYLHSEIDTLERVEIIDDLRRGEFDCLVGVNLLREGLDLPEVSLVAILDADKEGFLRSETSLIQTIGRAARNVNGQVIIYADRLTDSVRAAVETTNRRRKLQIEYNRKHGIKPRSTRRTLKEKKDPEKIDAGEIPPDELRVLIKDLEAEMRAAARNLEFERAARLRDQIMSLKGSQG encoded by the coding sequence GTGATGAAATTTAAACTGGTATCTGATTACAGACCCCTCGGGGATCAGCCAAAGGCCATAAGATCCCTTGTTGACGGTATAAGATCCGGGATGAGGGAACAGACCCTTCTGGGTGTTACAGGGTCAGGGAAGACATTCACAATCGCCAATGTCATTGAGGAGGTCCAGAAACCCACCCTTGTAATCTCCCACAACAAGACACTGGCAGCCCAGCTCTATGAGGAGTTCAGGGAGTTCTTTCCGGAAAACGCCGTCGAGTACTTCGTCAGCTACTATGACTTCTACCAGCCGGAGGCCTACATACCCCAGACAGACACCTACATTGACAAGGAGGCCTCAATAAATGATGAGATAGACCGTATGAGGCACTCCGCAACCCAGGCCCTCCTGTCAAGGGATGATGTCATCGTCGTATCAAGCGTCTCCTGCATCTACGGTATAGGAGCCCCCGCGGATTACGGTGAATTCACCATACACCTTGAGGTGGGCTCCAGGATGGACAGGGAGGAGATACTCTCAAACCTGGTCCACATGCAGTACGAGCGGAACGACGTTGAATTCAACAGGGGCCAGTTCAGGGTCCGCGGGGACACCATAGAGGTTAACCCGGTCCATGGAACCCCACCCATAAGGATAGAGCTCTTCGGTGACGAGGTGGACTCAATATCACTGGTCCACAGGGTGACGGGTAAAAGGCTCCAGGAACTTGAAAGGATAACCATATTCCCCGCCAAACACTTCGTGATACCGGAAGACCGCCTTGAGAGGGCCATAAAATCCATAGAGGAGGAACTCGAGGATCGTTTAAGGGTCCTCAGGAGTCAGAACAAACTCCTTGAGGCTCAGAGACTGGAGCAGAGGACACTCTTCGACATTGAAATGCTCAGGGAGATGGGTTACTGTCAGGGTATAGAGAACTACTCCATGCACCTCAGCGGTAGGAAGTGGGGTGAAAAACCCAACACCCTACTTGACTACTTCCCCGATGATTTCCTAACGGTTATAGACGAGTCCCATGTCACGGTACCCCAGATAAGGGGCATGTACAATGGTGACAGGGCAAGGAAGAATACCCTGGTGGAGTATGGCTTCAGACTCCCCAGTGCAAAGGAGAACAGGCCCCTGCGCTTCGATGAATTCCAGGAGAGCATCAAACAGGTGATATACGTCTCAGCAACACCCGGAAGATATGAGCTTTCAAGGAGCCAGAGGGTGGTTGAGCAGATCATAAGGCCAACAGGACTCGTTGACCCTGAGGTCCTGCTGAGGCCGGTCAGGGGACAGGTGGATGATCTGCTGGCAGAGATAAAGAAGAGGATCTCCAGGGGCCAGAGGGTCCTTGTAACAACCCTTACAAAGAGGATGGCCGAGGACCTCACCGACTACTATTCAAAGATGGGGATAAAGGTGAGGTACCTCCACTCGGAGATAGACACCCTTGAGCGTGTTGAAATCATCGATGACCTCAGGAGGGGTGAATTCGACTGCCTGGTGGGTGTGAACCTCCTGAGGGAGGGCCTGGACCTTCCAGAGGTTTCACTGGTGGCCATACTTGATGCCGATAAGGAGGGGTTCCTCAGATCAGAAACATCCCTCATACAGACTATAGGGAGGGCGGCAAGGAACGTTAACGGCCAGGTGATCATATACGCTGACAGGCTGACGGATTCTGTGCGGGCCGCCGTTGAGACCACCAACAGAAGAAGGAAGCTGCAGATAGAATACAACAGGAAACACGGCATAAAACCCCGGAGCACAAGGAGAACCCTTAAAGAGAAGAAGGACCCTGAAAAGATTGATGCCGGGGAGATACCCCCTGATGAGCTCAGGGTCCTTATAAAGGACCTTGAGGCTGAGATGCGTGCAGCTGCAAGGAACCTTGAATTTGAAAGGGCAGCCAGACTCAGGGACCAGATAATGTCCCTTAAGGGTTCACAAGGTTAG